The following proteins are co-located in the bacterium genome:
- a CDS encoding carboxypeptidase-like regulatory domain-containing protein, producing MEHLRYWTGSLRNMMWLLTTLLCTLLCLAGASDAQSTNAADYLGDENLIILELRIGSAVVSPGMIAFQHPGGVLMPLGALTDVLEFAIEVSPAQGRAAGWFISESRRFSLDLASRVVVSDGQTHACPPGVAASDNDDIYIDTAQLSAWFPFTIEVKVGQLLAKLTPRETLPLQSRLKREAIRTRHLDRGALAERLPLQVAEYRLFTWPLVDANFEYRGREPDMTPRFSIQSSGDVGTLATDVFVTHTEGAKVINATRLRAGRTDAYGALLGPLQATEFSFGDLYAPSTPLVLRGKLGRGLLLSNRPLRRPDRFDSTEISGDGPPGWEAELYGNNTLLDFGTIDETGRYLFTEVPLVFGLNTFRTVLYGPQGQMREYTRDMNVGASMIAPGRLEYRLFGVQDERFLVTGDDLLDDTPDRGRWTGHLEAGYGLGKPLSLQGGWTRQPLEGVEHDYLSLNASGCLAGYYLQAVGVNALDGGSAGSFSLRGRLFARSLTAEQFLYRDFVSDANPVTQQRTDETRVRLGGSTTWGNRNLAYDLQVQTTGYTGRGITRQDQMQLRAATLWRGLQMSTKLEYRNSRSSLGDYDQIFLDQLARGIWGPLLLRGSLSSRLRPTTSLKSVSGSAYWNPLGRLRLGAHATHRFDGAIPTTLGGSLGLLMDTFSVAFSANAAGEQKPYLSLAISTSVTKVPETMRMHVQRQRMSEGYGASARVFLDRNANGLYDDQDAPLPEVRITGAGAWNEAVTGSNGIAYLAGLPAHRERDLSLDLTSLQDPFLLPSGEGVRATGHPGGHVVLEFPVTYSGDIEGTVYARTPGGDIPLRNIGLELVDLAQRSVRKTVSEFDGYYLFQEIPPGWYEIHVIPETIARKNLRLPPPVAAAVPPEGGVSAGNDFILRATEVRRASR from the coding sequence ATGGAGCACCTGCGGTACTGGACGGGTTCTCTGCGCAACATGATGTGGCTGTTGACCACTCTGCTGTGCACACTGCTCTGTCTGGCCGGAGCCTCAGACGCCCAGTCCACGAACGCGGCCGACTATCTCGGCGACGAGAACCTCATTATCCTCGAGCTGCGGATCGGCAGCGCGGTCGTCAGTCCGGGCATGATCGCCTTCCAGCATCCCGGGGGCGTCCTGATGCCCCTGGGCGCCTTGACGGATGTCCTGGAGTTCGCCATCGAGGTCTCCCCCGCACAGGGGCGGGCCGCAGGCTGGTTCATCAGCGAGTCGCGCCGCTTCTCCCTCGATCTCGCCTCGCGTGTGGTTGTCAGCGACGGCCAGACGCACGCCTGCCCGCCGGGCGTGGCGGCCTCGGACAACGACGACATCTACATCGACACCGCCCAGCTCTCGGCCTGGTTCCCCTTCACGATCGAGGTGAAGGTGGGACAGCTCCTGGCCAAGCTCACGCCCCGCGAGACGCTCCCCCTGCAGAGCCGCCTCAAGCGCGAGGCCATCCGCACGCGCCACCTGGACCGGGGCGCGCTTGCGGAACGTCTGCCGCTGCAGGTGGCGGAGTATCGCCTGTTCACGTGGCCGCTCGTGGACGCCAACTTCGAGTACCGCGGGCGCGAGCCGGACATGACGCCGCGCTTCTCGATCCAGAGCAGCGGCGACGTCGGGACCCTCGCGACAGACGTGTTCGTGACGCACACCGAGGGGGCCAAGGTCATCAACGCGACGCGGCTCCGCGCCGGCCGCACCGACGCCTACGGCGCGCTGCTGGGGCCGCTGCAGGCCACCGAATTCTCCTTCGGCGACCTCTACGCGCCCAGCACGCCGCTGGTCCTGCGGGGCAAGCTGGGACGGGGCCTGCTGCTGTCCAACCGTCCCCTGCGCCGGCCCGACCGCTTCGACAGCACGGAGATCAGCGGCGACGGGCCGCCCGGCTGGGAGGCCGAGCTCTACGGCAACAACACGCTGCTGGACTTCGGCACGATCGACGAGACGGGCCGCTACCTGTTCACCGAGGTACCGCTGGTCTTCGGCCTGAACACGTTCAGGACCGTCCTCTACGGTCCCCAGGGCCAAATGCGCGAATACACGCGCGACATGAACGTCGGCGCGAGCATGATCGCCCCGGGTCGGCTAGAGTACCGTCTGTTCGGCGTCCAGGACGAGCGCTTCCTCGTCACGGGCGACGATCTCCTGGACGACACGCCCGACCGGGGGCGCTGGACCGGGCATCTCGAGGCGGGGTACGGGCTCGGCAAACCGCTGTCGCTGCAGGGCGGCTGGACGCGCCAGCCGCTGGAGGGCGTGGAACACGACTACCTGAGTCTGAACGCCAGCGGCTGTCTGGCGGGTTACTACCTGCAGGCCGTCGGCGTGAACGCCCTCGACGGCGGCAGCGCGGGCAGCTTCTCCCTGCGGGGACGGCTGTTCGCCCGCTCGCTGACGGCCGAGCAGTTCCTCTACCGGGATTTCGTGAGCGACGCCAATCCCGTCACCCAGCAACGAACCGACGAGACCCGCGTCCGCCTCGGCGGATCCACCACCTGGGGCAACCGCAATCTCGCCTACGATCTGCAGGTACAGACGACCGGATACACCGGCCGGGGCATCACCCGCCAGGACCAGATGCAACTGCGGGCGGCCACCCTGTGGCGCGGCCTGCAGATGAGCACCAAGCTCGAGTATCGCAACAGCCGGTCTTCGCTAGGGGACTACGACCAGATCTTCCTGGATCAACTCGCGCGGGGCATCTGGGGTCCACTGCTGCTGCGGGGATCGTTGAGCAGCCGTCTGCGGCCCACCACGTCACTCAAATCGGTCTCCGGCAGCGCCTACTGGAATCCCCTGGGCAGGTTGCGGCTGGGCGCACACGCCACGCACCGTTTCGACGGCGCCATCCCCACCACCCTCGGCGGCTCGCTCGGGCTGTTGATGGACACCTTCAGCGTCGCCTTCAGCGCCAACGCCGCGGGCGAGCAGAAGCCCTACCTGAGCCTCGCCATCTCGACGTCGGTGACGAAGGTGCCAGAGACCATGCGCATGCACGTGCAGCGGCAACGCATGTCCGAGGGTTACGGCGCCTCGGCCCGCGTCTTCCTGGATCGCAACGCCAACGGCCTGTACGACGACCAGGACGCCCCCCTGCCCGAGGTCCGCATCACCGGCGCCGGCGCCTGGAACGAGGCGGTCACGGGCTCGAACGGCATCGCCTATCTTGCCGGCCTGCCCGCGCATCGCGAGCGTGATCTCTCGCTGGACCTGACGTCCCTGCAGGATCCCTTCCTGCTGCCCTCGGGCGAGGGGGTGCGCGCCACAGGGCATCCGGGCGGCCACGTCGTGCTGGAGTTTCCGGTCACATATTCCGGCGACATCGAGGGCACCGTCTACGCCCGCACCCCGGGCGGGGACATACCCCTGCGCAACATCGGCCTGGAACTCGTCGACCTGGCGCAACGCTCGGTGCGCAAGACTGTCAGCGAGTTCGACGGCTACTACCTCTTCCAGGAGATCCCCCCGGGGTGGTACGAGATCCACGTCATCCCGGAGACGATCGCGCGCAAGAACCTGCGCCTGCCGCCGCCCGTGGCCGCCGCCGTACCTCCCGAGGGCGGCGTCTCCGCCGGCAACGATTTCATCCTGCGCGCCACGGAGGTGCGCCGCGCTTCCCGATGA
- a CDS encoding fimbria/pilus periplasmic chaperone translates to MVWSWLRRSTLLLLWSAIVLCGGVLDTLANGLSIAPIRLVFDGRSRVATVYLTNKSDAEATYRILVRDKRMLETGQIVDAAEALPGERFASDLLRFSPRRVVLGPGASQTVRVMLRNPSEGRLEHGEYRTHLVFQSVPNAPTPEELAQQDGHTVAQAIIETSIPVIIRRDNPDAAISFTSAALDTALTKDGRPQLELVLAREGERSVYGDITVDWIDGRGRAKTIARAVGIAVYHPTPRRHIRLPLNVPGLEALSDGRLYVRFEESALGRGDLWSDTTVDLVAERIFR, encoded by the coding sequence ATGGTTTGGTCGTGGTTGCGGCGTTCGACACTGCTCCTGCTGTGGTCGGCAATCGTCCTGTGTGGCGGCGTTCTGGACACTTTGGCCAACGGCCTGTCCATCGCTCCCATCAGGCTCGTCTTCGACGGACGTTCGCGCGTGGCCACCGTGTACCTGACCAACAAGAGCGATGCCGAGGCCACCTACCGCATCCTGGTGCGCGACAAGCGGATGCTGGAGACGGGTCAGATCGTCGATGCCGCCGAGGCGCTGCCCGGCGAGCGCTTCGCCAGCGACCTGCTGCGCTTCTCGCCCAGACGCGTCGTGCTGGGCCCGGGCGCGAGCCAGACCGTGCGCGTCATGCTCCGCAATCCCAGCGAAGGACGGCTCGAACACGGGGAATACCGCACCCACCTGGTGTTCCAGTCGGTACCAAACGCGCCGACACCGGAAGAGCTGGCCCAGCAGGACGGTCACACCGTCGCCCAGGCCATCATCGAGACCAGCATCCCCGTGATCATCCGGCGCGACAACCCCGACGCCGCCATCAGTTTCACGTCGGCCGCCCTGGACACCGCCCTGACCAAGGACGGTCGGCCCCAGCTCGAACTCGTGCTGGCACGCGAGGGCGAGCGCTCGGTCTACGGCGACATCACCGTCGACTGGATCGACGGCCGCGGCCGCGCCAAGACCATCGCCAGGGCCGTGGGCATCGCCGTCTACCACCCCACGCCCCGGCGCCACATCCGTTTGCCGCTGAACGTGCCTGGCCTGGAAGCCCTGTCCGATGGCCGCCTGTACGTACGCTTCGAGGAGAGCGCCCTGGGACGGGGCGACCTGTGGAGCGACACCACGGTGGACCTGGTCGCCGAGAGGATCTTCCGCTGA
- a CDS encoding DUF4402 domain-containing protein: MGSVIIALIQGGPASGVDLSIIETVALDFGAIIDDDGVVVLGLADAITADPAGIHVGGAVFTGQYTISGDPFAAFSLSIVGSTAAGLTIDTFTTSEGVPPLLSVALNGGGELDLRLGATLTIDSGVAAPGLDQLLSYVITIDYN, from the coding sequence TTGGGCTCGGTTATCATCGCTCTGATACAAGGCGGACCGGCCAGCGGCGTGGATCTGAGCATCATCGAGACGGTGGCGCTGGACTTCGGCGCCATCATCGACGACGATGGCGTGGTCGTGCTCGGCTTGGCCGACGCCATCACCGCCGACCCGGCCGGCATCCACGTCGGCGGGGCCGTCTTCACCGGTCAGTACACCATCAGCGGCGACCCCTTCGCCGCCTTCAGCCTGTCGATCGTCGGTTCGACCGCCGCCGGGCTGACCATCGACACGTTCACCACCAGCGAAGGTGTTCCCCCCTTGCTCAGCGTGGCCCTTAACGGCGGCGGCGAGCTTGATCTCCGCCTGGGCGCGACGCTCACCATCGATTCCGGCGTAGCTGCGCCGGGCCTCGACCAGCTCCTCTCCTACGTCATCACCATCGACTACAACTAG
- a CDS encoding DUF4402 domain-containing protein — MRKHLILTLAALLVAFPFTQVMALDSPQDGRVDVFVALTVAETVEMDFGAVIDADGTVTLDVTDTIASDPNGIHQGGTVASGLYTINGQPSTAIDVSISAQNANGLLLSNFTTDAGGGVFPLVGVLIDGVGNLAMALGADLQVQSGVAAPGANQPLNFTITVTYN; from the coding sequence ATGCGGAAACATCTCATCCTGACCTTGGCGGCTCTGCTGGTCGCCTTCCCCTTCACTCAGGTCATGGCCCTGGATTCGCCCCAGGACGGCCGGGTCGACGTCTTCGTCGCACTGACCGTGGCCGAGACTGTCGAGATGGACTTCGGTGCCGTGATCGATGCCGACGGTACCGTGACCCTGGACGTCACCGACACCATCGCCTCCGACCCGAACGGGATCCACCAGGGCGGCACGGTCGCCAGCGGTCTGTACACGATCAACGGCCAGCCGAGCACGGCCATCGATGTGAGTATCTCGGCTCAGAACGCCAACGGTCTGCTGCTGTCGAACTTCACCACGGACGCTGGCGGCGGTGTGTTTCCGCTGGTCGGCGTCCTGATCGACGGCGTGGGCAACCTGGCCATGGCCCTCGGCGCGGACCTCCAGGTCCAGAGCGGTGTCGCCGCTCCCGGCGCCAACCAGCCCCTGAACTTCACCATCACCGTCACCTACAACTAG
- a CDS encoding integration host factor subunit beta, producing MTKAELVEMIAGRTGVSKKDTGIVVNLILENIGQALEAGDKVELRGFGSFKVKNRRARLARNPRTGEAVQVPSKQVPYFKASNELKSKLNVTSADVEATTGI from the coding sequence ATGACCAAGGCCGAGCTGGTCGAGATGATCGCCGGAAGGACCGGAGTCAGCAAGAAGGACACGGGGATCGTCGTGAACCTGATCCTCGAGAACATCGGACAGGCGCTCGAGGCTGGTGACAAGGTCGAGTTGCGAGGCTTCGGCAGTTTCAAGGTCAAGAACCGCCGCGCCCGCCTGGCCAGGAATCCCCGTACGGGTGAGGCGGTGCAGGTCCCGTCGAAGCAGGTGCCTTATTTCAAGGCTTCGAACGAGCTTAAATCGAAGCTCAACGTGACATCGGCAGACGTGGAAGCGACCACCGGCATTTGA
- a CDS encoding PilZ domain-containing protein gives MNDATHERRKGQRVEANLKLEVSIPRPDGSQAPVSMETLNISSSGIYFRSDHFIEPMTKLDMVLELPTHKDEKGRTDQIATARCEGIVVRVLPETDRPDVAHYEVAVFFTQINEEGLSHLSDHINMLLAVG, from the coding sequence ATGAACGATGCGACGCACGAGAGGCGCAAGGGCCAGCGAGTAGAGGCCAACCTCAAGCTGGAGGTCAGCATTCCCCGGCCTGACGGCAGCCAGGCGCCCGTGTCCATGGAGACCCTGAACATCAGTTCATCGGGCATCTACTTCAGGTCCGACCATTTCATCGAGCCCATGACCAAGCTGGACATGGTTCTCGAACTCCCCACCCACAAGGACGAAAAGGGCCGCACGGACCAGATCGCGACCGCCCGCTGCGAAGGCATCGTCGTGCGTGTGCTGCCGGAGACCGATCGACCCGATGTCGCCCACTACGAGGTGGCCGTCTTCTTCACGCAGATCAACGAAGAGGGCTTGAGCCACCTGTCGGATCATATCAACATGCTGCTGGCCGTCGGTTAG